CTATTATTAGATATCATAATTGTAAATCATTAAGTGATTCCTTAACAGCTTTAGATTATGCTTTCAAATATTCTGATCCTGAAAGGCTTGTTGGTGAATCTATTAACATAGCTTCAAACTTACAACTTTCTGGCATAAATAATAGAATACACCAATTCGACTTACCTGATAGGGCATCTACTCTTGTTGTTAGTGTCGGCAAAGCTTCCGAGAAAATGCTAGTTGGATTCATTAATAAAATGAAGGATAGAATTAAGAAAAGTATATTGATTATTCCTATTGGATACTCGATAGAAAAAATTAACTTTGAATTATTGGATAATACAATAGTAATTCAGTCATCTCATCCAATTCCAAATGTCCAAAGTACTTTGGCTGCTAGAAAAGTAGTTAAGGAATTACAAAATAGTAAAAGTATACAATTAATAGTCTTCTTAATATCTGGAGGATCATCTTCTCTTATGGTTTCACCTATTGAGGGGATTAACCTTACGAACAAAAAAATTATTAATAAGATGCTGATAACTTCTGGAGCTAATATAGAGGAGATAAATATAGTTAGAAAGCATCTATCACAAATCAAGGGAGGCAAGATATTGCGTCGTATACCTCCAAGTACTCCAGTCATTGCTTTAATTCTCTCTGATGTAGTCGGTGATCATCTCGATACCATAGGGTCGGGATTAACATCCTCAGATAGATCTACATTTAAAGATGCACTTTCTATTTTGAACAACTACATCACCTTAAATAGTAAATCCGAATCTATTAGAAAAGCAAAAGTCGTGCTAGAATCAGGGGTTAGGTCCCAAATACCGGAGACTATGAAACCAAAAGAATTTAGTTCAAGACAAGTAACTAATATCATTATTGGAAACAATTCAAATTTTTGCAGACTAATTCAGGAATGTTTCAAAAAGTGGGGTTACTTCACAAATTATATGGGATCAAATTACGGGATTTCTATGAATGATTTCATTAAAGTCGCATCCGGGATAATTAATACTAAACATGAACCGAAAACTTGCATCATTTTGGGGGGAGAAGTCACCAATACGCTATCAGGTCGCAAGATGGGAATTGGGGGTAGAAATCAAGAGGCAATTTGTCAACTGCTGCAAATAATTAGAAATAACGATCTTCATGATTTTTCCGTTATTTGCATAGGCACTGATGGTATTGACGGAAACTCTCCTTCAGCGGGTGGCTTTATCGCACCCAGGACTATCGAACTATTGAAAAGTAAAAAATTAGACGTAAATTATTTTATCAAAAGCAATAACTCTAATGTGTTGCTCACAAAATTACGTTCAAGAATAGACACGGGCTATACAGGTGCGAATTTCAACGACGTTTATCTTTTCGTCAAAAACAAATAACGACGTCTTTTATTTAGTTTCTCTAAATGGTCCATTCTATAGGAATATCTTGGTATAGCCCATTGGGAAGTATTCTCCTTATAGAAATTGGCAAAGTTTTCTTTTCCAGTTCATATTTAGCTATCATAATGGTATCTGTAAATTCTGGCGGGATCTTTGTTAGAATGGGTGCCCCCAATGACAATTGCAATGAACGGGCACCTGTTATCCTAGCTTTTTCAAATCTAGTTAATCGGACAGGACCGATAAGGATTTCATTATTCTTAGATGGAATTTCCTTAAGCTTAAATTCTACATCAGCATCATAGGTTTTATAAACTATAACCACACTTGATTCTTTTTTCCCCACCTCACCTAACTTACTATCTGAATCTTCCGATTGCAAGTTATCTTTTCCAACGTCGCCAATCTTATCCGTGTCTAAATCATCATCCTTCACTGCGCTTGACTTCTTTTTTGCTCGCTTAACAGCCACTACTATGCAAAAAGATTAAATTATATAATTAAATGTTGCTGAAAGTTCATATTTATAAACCTTTTATTGATATTTGTGTCAGCTGAGTTTCAAAGCGTTTCGACTATACCAATAAAAATAGGCTTAAATCAGGCACTTGAAGTAGAAGGAGAATTAAAGAGACATCTCTCACCATTAACAGTAAAGAAATTACTTGAGGTATTCCCCATTTATGGCAGAATTAATAGTTACGAAGGTAGATTTATCTATATTCAGGTGGGTCTTCAGATCGGATCCGAAAAACCTGTTCACACATTCAAAAAAGGAGATTTAGCGTTTTCTCCATTGGGAAATTTCATTTGCATTTTCTTAGATGATGCTTTATTAAGTCAAAAAATGAACTTGTTGGGGAGAATTACCTCAGGTAACATCGATATATTACAATCTTTTAGAGTCGGAGATCATTTGAGCATCGAAAAGTCACTGAACTAGGATTAAACTACTTTAACTTTTGGTATATTCTATGTCCACTATATCCGCCTATCGATTTTATGATGCTTTTGTTCTCTAGATTTTTCAAGAAATTATTAGCAACCGAAATTTTCACACCTAGAGCCCTTGCATACGAATGAACAGTGATAGCCTTCATCGAGTCTAGTGTCTTTAATCCCTGCCCTTCTTCAATCAACACTGATAGCTTTTGCTTTTGCTGAGTTTTAGAAGCTGGCGTCTTTTTTACCTCCTCTTTTTTACCTCCCTTATTATCTTGAGATTTGGAAGCATTGGACTGACTTGGTTTTTTCTTATTACCGCCCATTATTAAACAAAATTTCTTTATTCGCAGATTATTTATATCTTTAAAATTGGTTTTACTTTGAGTGTTATTCTAAAACAAGTAAGAATATCTTTGCATCTATTGCGTATGGTTACTTCTGTTACCCCTGCTAACCGAGATATATCCATCTGTAAAATATTAATTCCAAGAAGGACCGATGCAAGATATAGATATGCCGCTGCTATACCGTTAGGAGATTTGCCATCTGACAGAAGATGATTTTCCGTTTTTTTGGCTATTTCAATGGCCAGTCTTTCGA
This Candidatus Nitrosocosmicus oleophilus DNA region includes the following protein-coding sequences:
- a CDS encoding glycerate kinase type-2 family protein, translating into MSIIRNKDTIIRYHNCKSLSDSLTALDYAFKYSDPERLVGESINIASNLQLSGINNRIHQFDLPDRASTLVVSVGKASEKMLVGFINKMKDRIKKSILIIPIGYSIEKINFELLDNTIVIQSSHPIPNVQSTLAARKVVKELQNSKSIQLIVFLISGGSSSLMVSPIEGINLTNKKIINKMLITSGANIEEINIVRKHLSQIKGGKILRRIPPSTPVIALILSDVVGDHLDTIGSGLTSSDRSTFKDALSILNNYITLNSKSESIRKAKVVLESGVRSQIPETMKPKEFSSRQVTNIIIGNNSNFCRLIQECFKKWGYFTNYMGSNYGISMNDFIKVASGIINTKHEPKTCIILGGEVTNTLSGRKMGIGGRNQEAICQLLQIIRNNDLHDFSVICIGTDGIDGNSPSAGGFIAPRTIELLKSKKLDVNYFIKSNNSNVLLTKLRSRIDTGYTGANFNDVYLFVKNK
- a CDS encoding cyclophilin-like family protein, producing the protein MSAEFQSVSTIPIKIGLNQALEVEGELKRHLSPLTVKKLLEVFPIYGRINSYEGRFIYIQVGLQIGSEKPVHTFKKGDLAFSPLGNFICIFLDDALLSQKMNLLGRITSGNIDILQSFRVGDHLSIEKSLN
- a CDS encoding DNA-directed RNA polymerase subunit K; this encodes MAVKRAKKKSSAVKDDDLDTDKIGDVGKDNLQSEDSDSKLGEVGKKESSVVIVYKTYDADVEFKLKEIPSKNNEILIGPVRLTRFEKARITGARSLQLSLGAPILTKIPPEFTDTIMIAKYELEKKTLPISIRRILPNGLYQDIPIEWTI